Proteins from one Hydrogenivirga caldilitoris genomic window:
- a CDS encoding DUF2207 family protein, with protein sequence MGEDKKLFRLIVLSLLLAILLVVLSEFDLRTVFGGLTATYRAELEISQRLSLRETYVFKVKDESRFRMLYRVWRAPLLVDGELEHPFIKIRSFKGNGVPYVKDYKGEVYLSEENPEVYEIVLSKALKNEAGIVNLNTFKPGSYTAVFEYELFPPVEFDSFKRHLNLKLADRHIYYERVEIRVEDRLNAVERLYPHLPEFSVKKLDGLWLIEGKAPTDGLVEVEMLLKPIDIEGFPRYVTGVEARTEGANRLYGFLHGVRGTLKTFLVIYVLSVPFSLLVLYWKFGSEKNFTVPEFLSYVPNPERKPWLVNMLFHGNSTHADENAFYATLLDLEKRGFLQIRFEGDDIRIKNLGKVSSDLYEMKLLSFIERYSVYGNGEFSSKEMKKLISAYQNQKNKYGLQRLMGDFKEVFEFSSPKFVKTFLSTRGHSIVKRLGIATAFLLALLVAVLLTLFRKESVYVYDLVILAIGGILVSNLPWVLMPPQVFGRWKENYYKEKLEWEAFRNFLSDMAMLQKYAPEDVNLWKEWLIYAVALGVADKVEEAMDKLKVKIPELWERRYMRLMLGNVYQDLGSAYKAVVVSSSSSGIGSGGGFGGGGGFGGGGAGGR encoded by the coding sequence ATGGGCGAGGATAAGAAGCTCTTCAGACTGATTGTTCTCTCTCTCCTGCTTGCCATCCTGCTGGTTGTTCTGTCAGAGTTTGACCTAAGAACTGTATTTGGGGGACTTACTGCAACTTACAGGGCAGAGCTTGAGATTTCCCAACGATTGAGCCTTAGAGAAACGTACGTGTTCAAGGTTAAAGATGAAAGCAGGTTTAGGATGCTCTACCGCGTATGGAGAGCCCCACTTCTGGTTGATGGGGAACTGGAACACCCTTTTATAAAAATCAGGAGCTTTAAAGGTAACGGAGTGCCCTACGTGAAGGATTACAAGGGGGAGGTTTATCTAAGTGAGGAAAACCCGGAGGTTTATGAAATAGTCCTGTCAAAGGCTCTGAAAAATGAAGCGGGAATAGTCAACCTAAATACCTTCAAACCTGGCTCCTACACGGCGGTTTTTGAGTATGAGCTCTTTCCGCCAGTTGAGTTTGATAGTTTCAAAAGGCACCTGAACCTGAAACTCGCAGACAGACACATATACTACGAAAGGGTTGAGATAAGGGTAGAGGATAGGTTAAACGCCGTTGAGAGGTTATACCCTCACCTGCCGGAGTTTTCGGTCAAAAAGCTTGATGGGCTTTGGCTGATAGAGGGAAAAGCTCCCACAGATGGACTCGTTGAGGTAGAGATGCTCCTAAAGCCTATTGATATAGAAGGGTTTCCAAGATATGTAACCGGTGTGGAAGCGAGAACGGAAGGAGCGAATAGGCTTTACGGGTTTCTCCATGGCGTGAGGGGTACCCTTAAAACCTTTCTGGTTATCTACGTGCTCAGCGTCCCTTTCTCCTTACTGGTGCTCTACTGGAAGTTCGGCTCAGAGAAAAACTTTACGGTTCCAGAGTTCCTAAGCTACGTGCCTAACCCAGAAAGGAAACCCTGGCTGGTTAACATGTTATTCCACGGTAATTCTACACATGCGGACGAGAACGCTTTCTATGCCACACTCCTTGACCTTGAAAAGAGGGGTTTCCTTCAGATAAGGTTTGAAGGTGATGACATAAGGATAAAAAACTTGGGCAAGGTATCCAGCGACCTTTACGAAATGAAACTTCTTTCTTTTATAGAAAGATACTCTGTGTACGGCAACGGTGAGTTTTCCTCAAAGGAAATGAAGAAGCTTATAAGTGCTTACCAGAACCAGAAGAACAAATACGGATTGCAGAGGCTGATGGGCGACTTCAAGGAGGTGTTTGAGTTCAGCAGTCCGAAATTTGTTAAAACCTTCCTCAGCACTAGAGGACACAGCATAGTTAAAAGGCTCGGGATAGCTACAGCCTTTCTCCTCGCTCTTCTTGTGGCTGTGCTTTTAACCCTATTCAGGAAGGAAAGCGTTTACGTATATGACCTTGTTATCCTTGCTATCGGGGGGATTTTGGTGTCTAACCTTCCGTGGGTCTTAATGCCACCTCAGGTCTTCGGCAGATGGAAAGAAAACTACTATAAAGAGAAGCTTGAGTGGGAAGCCTTCAGGAACTTCCTTTCAGATATGGCAATGCTTCAGAAGTACGCCCCTGAGGACGTTAACCTTTGGAAGGAATGGTTGATATACGCAGTGGCTTTAGGTGTAGCCGATAAGGTTGAGGAAGCTATGGACAAGCTGAAGGTCAAGATACCGGAGTTGTGGGAGAGAAGGTACATGAGATTGATGTTGGGGAACGTATACCAAGACCTTGGAAGTGCTTACAAGGCTGTTGTCGTGTCTTCCTCCTCCAGCGGTATAGGTTCTGGAGGGGGATTCGGTGGTGGAGGGGGTTTTGGTGGTGGTGGAGCAGGAGGGAGGTGA
- a CDS encoding LemA family protein: MEIATIVVLVVLALAGFYVISTYNRFQTLKNGAEATLGQVQVALKKRLDMISQLVDSVKSYAKFERETLEKVTELRSSVLKPPTPSELGSIERESRSLLGNLLLTVEAYPELKTSEVVKELTSSIKSIEDELARHRYTYNNIVQEFNTKTDTFPSNLIARNFGFKKMEYLEFEEEVKEKPDVSWSL, from the coding sequence ATGGAGATAGCTACCATAGTCGTACTTGTGGTTCTTGCTCTTGCAGGTTTTTATGTAATCAGCACCTATAACCGTTTCCAGACTCTAAAGAACGGGGCCGAAGCCACCCTTGGACAGGTTCAGGTAGCTCTAAAGAAACGTCTTGACATGATTTCCCAACTTGTTGACTCTGTGAAGAGCTATGCTAAGTTTGAAAGAGAAACCCTTGAAAAGGTCACAGAGCTCAGGTCTTCCGTACTCAAACCCCCAACACCCTCCGAACTGGGCAGTATAGAGAGGGAATCAAGAAGCCTCCTTGGAAACCTCCTTCTTACGGTTGAGGCTTACCCTGAGCTGAAAACCTCTGAGGTCGTAAAGGAGTTGACCTCCTCTATAAAGTCTATAGAGGACGAGCTTGCAAGACACAGATATACATACAACAACATAGTTCAGGAGTTCAATACCAAAACGGATACCTTTCCCTCCAACCTGATAGCGAGAAACTTTGGTTTTAAGAAGATGGAATACCTTGAGTTTGAAGAGGAAGTGAAGGAGAAGCCTGACGTGAGCTGGAGCCTTTAA
- a CDS encoding PilZ domain-containing protein — translation MESQREFRDIVERLFPDREFFVRYKQKFQEVFSNNIGRDEPKLLSAQGMNTLIDKLYLLMFSFNRNPLREIGELSYQLASYDIDLRTALSKTLLEMLKDYTDHVINTHASHKSVKVFLSLIELYMSEVEGAYTKYANELGKITERREKPKVEGERGLIIEFFENQFNRKNRSIELITFYKEVPVVCRSRILDMEEGLLTVKLCDLKVFNIDEEVYIKHPNLPKTVAAVIRDIDNRNEVMEVELIGFVDLPQERRGYVRVTPREPMKVRLRKGSWETLGIVGDISVGGVGVYLKDKGELVSGDTIDLYLKLPKGDIETRATVRHIEEREGVFRVGISYELDLKKEDIISDYIMERQFEILKELKGS, via the coding sequence ATGGAATCCCAGAGGGAGTTCAGAGATATAGTTGAGAGACTCTTTCCAGACAGGGAGTTCTTTGTAAGATACAAGCAGAAGTTTCAGGAGGTGTTCTCCAATAATATCGGTAGAGACGAGCCGAAGCTGTTGAGCGCCCAGGGAATGAACACGCTTATAGACAAGTTGTACCTACTGATGTTCTCCTTTAACAGAAATCCCTTAAGGGAGATTGGAGAGCTATCCTATCAGCTCGCAAGTTACGATATAGACCTAAGAACCGCATTATCAAAAACTCTCCTGGAAATGCTAAAGGATTACACGGACCACGTGATAAACACACACGCAAGTCATAAAAGTGTCAAGGTCTTCCTATCCCTGATAGAACTGTACATGTCTGAAGTTGAAGGGGCTTACACGAAGTATGCGAACGAGCTGGGCAAAATTACGGAGAGGAGGGAAAAGCCAAAGGTTGAGGGTGAGCGGGGGCTGATAATTGAGTTCTTTGAAAACCAGTTTAACAGGAAGAACAGGAGCATAGAGTTAATAACCTTCTACAAGGAAGTCCCCGTTGTCTGTCGTTCCAGGATACTGGACATGGAGGAGGGATTGCTAACAGTGAAGCTTTGTGACTTAAAGGTGTTCAATATAGATGAAGAGGTATACATAAAACACCCTAACCTGCCCAAGACGGTTGCCGCAGTGATAAGGGATATAGATAACAGGAACGAGGTCATGGAGGTTGAGCTAATCGGTTTTGTTGACCTTCCCCAGGAGAGGAGAGGATACGTAAGGGTAACTCCAAGGGAGCCCATGAAGGTCAGGCTCAGGAAAGGGAGCTGGGAAACTCTGGGAATAGTGGGGGACATATCCGTGGGTGGTGTCGGTGTTTACCTCAAGGATAAAGGGGAACTGGTTAGCGGTGATACCATAGACCTTTACCTAAAGTTGCCAAAGGGAGACATTGAAACCAGGGCAACAGTTAGGCATATAGAGGAACGGGAAGGTGTCTTCAGGGTTGGTATAAGCTATGAGCTTGACCTAAAGAAGGAGGATATAATCAGCGATTACATTATGGAGAGGCAATTTGAAATTTTAAAGGAGTTGAAGGGCTCCTGA
- a CDS encoding EAL domain-containing protein has protein sequence MIERIAKLLKLSEEEIKRRLSYVSLSEEDIGLLRELSGKVSEEKIAELFGEFYRHLLSFEEMRKILEREEGLIERLKKAQAKYFRELLEGEYSLDYALSRLKVGQVHEKAGVEPKYYTGAFAKWVESVLPVIEEKTEKDKLLSTLLALFKVVILDLTLSLDAYLFSKIIKVEAERYRVILNSVRDAIIVVDLETRRIADLNASALELLGLENEREAIGRDALWVHPEEVRHTVGEKFSRYIEKGAGITEVEYVENKRTGEWIPVEIGYGTFEHEERTYVVGVFRDIRERLRREEAIRRLNRLYETLSRINFITTTAGSEEELFSSAVSIIREGGFRYVGIFRKGEDKAIAEEGTFLESDTSACVPMEENGLYLLISRWFEEDFTKEEIELLREVAHDISFSLRNLRTKEKLKALEVYDPLTGLLNRTSLLSKLPTVLERAKRDKKEVAFLLLDIDNFSELNEAFGHKKVDRLLKEIATRLKKEIRGSDLIGRVGADEFGIILLAEDAGEAAEKLLRRIRNRLRKPFKINSNELFITLSAGVSSFPEEIEELYSKALSALQRAKEFGGNRTVYYSETAEREVFEKVKLRTELRRALEREEFLLYYQPKVELRTEKVVGAEALLRWNRGGEIVPPIKFIPLLEESELIHEVGEWVVREACRQAQEWRSKGIELSIAVNVSPLQMKVPLFAESFMMLIFGCGEGSGSIEVEITESAVMEDVERMIEILKILTVRGIRTYIDDFGTGYSSLAYLKKLPVYALKIDREFVKGIPQDEDNLEIVKATVNIAKSFGLKTVAEGVETREQAEILKELGCDYAQGYYFGKPVPPEEFESYIR, from the coding sequence GTGATAGAGAGGATAGCCAAACTCCTTAAACTCAGTGAAGAGGAAATAAAGAGAAGACTCTCTTACGTAAGCCTGTCCGAGGAAGATATAGGGCTCCTGAGAGAGCTATCTGGTAAGGTTAGTGAGGAGAAGATAGCAGAACTCTTTGGAGAGTTTTACAGACACCTATTATCCTTTGAGGAGATGAGAAAGATACTTGAGAGGGAGGAGGGCCTCATTGAAAGACTGAAGAAAGCTCAGGCTAAGTACTTCAGGGAACTCCTTGAAGGGGAATACAGCCTTGACTACGCCCTCTCAAGGCTGAAGGTGGGACAGGTTCATGAGAAAGCCGGTGTTGAGCCAAAGTATTACACAGGAGCCTTTGCCAAATGGGTTGAGTCTGTCCTGCCCGTAATAGAAGAAAAAACGGAAAAAGATAAGCTCCTGTCCACACTCCTTGCGCTCTTTAAGGTGGTCATCCTTGACCTGACCCTCTCCCTTGACGCTTACCTCTTTTCAAAGATCATAAAGGTTGAGGCTGAGAGGTACAGGGTTATACTGAACTCTGTAAGAGACGCGATAATAGTGGTTGACCTTGAAACGCGTAGGATAGCTGACCTGAATGCCTCTGCCCTTGAACTCCTCGGTCTTGAGAACGAAAGGGAAGCTATAGGGAGGGACGCCCTCTGGGTCCACCCGGAGGAGGTAAGGCACACCGTTGGAGAGAAGTTCAGTAGGTACATAGAGAAGGGAGCAGGGATTACCGAAGTTGAGTACGTAGAGAACAAGAGAACGGGAGAATGGATACCCGTTGAGATAGGCTACGGAACCTTTGAACACGAGGAAAGAACTTACGTTGTGGGAGTATTCAGAGACATAAGGGAGAGACTAAGGAGAGAAGAAGCTATAAGGCGGTTAAACAGGCTTTATGAGACCCTCAGCCGGATAAACTTCATTACCACAACGGCAGGTTCAGAGGAGGAGCTTTTTAGCTCAGCCGTAAGCATAATTAGGGAGGGAGGTTTCAGATACGTGGGTATTTTTAGAAAAGGGGAGGACAAAGCCATAGCGGAGGAGGGGACGTTCCTGGAAAGCGACACCTCAGCCTGCGTGCCTATGGAGGAGAACGGTCTTTACCTGCTCATATCAAGGTGGTTTGAGGAGGACTTCACTAAGGAAGAGATTGAGCTCCTCAGAGAGGTTGCCCATGACATATCCTTCAGTCTGAGGAATTTAAGGACTAAAGAGAAACTCAAAGCCCTTGAAGTTTATGACCCCCTGACGGGTCTCCTGAACAGAACCTCACTCCTGAGCAAGCTACCAACAGTCCTTGAGAGGGCAAAGAGGGATAAGAAGGAGGTTGCCTTCCTTCTCCTTGATATAGATAACTTTTCGGAGCTTAATGAAGCCTTTGGACACAAAAAGGTTGACAGACTACTCAAAGAGATAGCCACCAGGTTAAAGAAGGAGATAAGAGGGTCTGACCTTATCGGCAGGGTTGGTGCTGATGAGTTCGGCATAATACTCCTTGCCGAGGACGCAGGGGAAGCTGCGGAAAAGCTTCTCAGGAGGATAAGAAACAGGCTTAGAAAACCCTTCAAGATAAACTCAAACGAGCTCTTTATAACCCTCTCCGCAGGTGTATCCTCCTTTCCGGAGGAGATAGAAGAGCTTTATTCAAAAGCCCTCTCAGCACTCCAGAGGGCTAAGGAGTTTGGTGGGAACAGGACCGTTTACTACTCAGAAACCGCTGAGAGGGAGGTTTTTGAGAAGGTCAAGCTCAGGACAGAACTCAGAAGAGCATTGGAGAGGGAGGAGTTCCTCCTCTACTACCAGCCTAAGGTTGAGCTGAGAACGGAGAAGGTGGTTGGTGCCGAAGCTCTCCTCAGGTGGAACAGAGGTGGAGAGATAGTCCCCCCCATAAAGTTCATACCTCTCCTGGAGGAGAGTGAGCTCATACATGAGGTTGGGGAGTGGGTGGTAAGGGAAGCCTGCAGACAGGCACAGGAGTGGAGGTCAAAGGGAATAGAGCTATCCATAGCCGTGAACGTTTCCCCTCTGCAGATGAAGGTTCCCCTCTTTGCGGAGAGCTTCATGATGCTCATATTTGGGTGTGGAGAAGGTTCTGGGAGTATAGAGGTTGAGATAACAGAATCCGCTGTCATGGAGGACGTAGAGAGGATGATAGAGATACTCAAAATCCTTACGGTGAGGGGTATAAGGACGTACATAGATGACTTCGGGACAGGTTACTCCTCCCTCGCGTACCTGAAAAAACTCCCCGTTTACGCTCTAAAGATAGACAGGGAGTTCGTAAAGGGTATACCCCAAGACGAAGACAACCTTGAGATAGTGAAAGCCACCGTGAATATCGCGAAGAGCTTTGGTCTTAAAACTGTGGCGGAAGGGGTTGAAACGAGAGAGCAGGCTGAGATTTTAAAGGAACTTGGATGCGATTACGCCCAGGGTTACTACTTTGGGAAGCCCGTTCCCCCTGAAGAGTTTGAGAGTTACATAAGGTAA
- the trxB gene encoding thioredoxin-disulfide reductase: MADIEKVVIIGGAPAGLTAAVYTSRAMLEPLVFGGHMFGGQLMLTTDVENYPGFPEGIQGPELIDRMRQQAEKFGARIIYENVVKVDFKTKPFRLWAGEKEYLAESVIVATGARPRMLGLESEALLMGKGVSYCAVCDGAFFKDMDVVVVGGGDSAMEEALHLTQHARSVTVIHRRDKLRASKIMQDRAFSNPKIKFVWNSVVEEVYDVNKGKVTGVLVKDVKTNELREIKCEGVFIAIGHIPNTDIFTGQLELDSQGYIKTHDFVKTSVEGVFAAGDVHDKRYRQAITAAAFGCMAALECERYLAEKGII, encoded by the coding sequence ATGGCGGATATTGAGAAGGTGGTTATCATAGGTGGGGCTCCGGCTGGTCTTACGGCTGCAGTTTACACCTCAAGGGCTATGCTTGAACCCCTCGTCTTCGGTGGTCACATGTTCGGTGGTCAGCTCATGCTCACGACCGATGTTGAGAACTATCCAGGCTTCCCAGAGGGCATTCAGGGTCCAGAGCTTATAGACAGGATGAGACAGCAAGCTGAGAAGTTCGGAGCGAGGATAATTTACGAGAACGTTGTTAAGGTGGATTTCAAGACAAAACCCTTCAGGTTATGGGCTGGGGAGAAGGAATACCTCGCTGAGAGTGTTATAGTGGCAACTGGTGCGAGACCAAGGATGCTGGGACTTGAATCGGAAGCCCTCCTGATGGGGAAGGGAGTATCTTACTGCGCTGTCTGTGACGGAGCCTTTTTCAAGGATATGGACGTCGTTGTGGTTGGTGGAGGGGATTCGGCTATGGAGGAGGCTCTCCACCTTACCCAGCATGCCCGGAGCGTGACGGTTATCCACAGGAGGGACAAGCTGAGAGCTTCAAAGATAATGCAGGATAGGGCTTTTTCTAACCCGAAGATAAAGTTCGTTTGGAACAGCGTTGTGGAGGAGGTATACGACGTCAATAAGGGGAAAGTCACAGGGGTTCTCGTAAAGGACGTAAAGACCAATGAGCTCAGGGAGATTAAGTGTGAGGGTGTTTTCATAGCCATAGGGCACATTCCGAACACTGACATTTTCACAGGGCAGTTAGAGCTGGACTCCCAGGGATACATAAAGACCCACGACTTCGTAAAGACCTCCGTTGAAGGTGTTTTTGCAGCAGGGGACGTTCACGATAAGAGGTACAGGCAGGCTATAACGGCTGCAGCCTTTGGATGCATGGCAGCCCTTGAGTGCGAAAGATACTTAGCTGAGAAAGGTATCATTTAG
- a CDS encoding ABC transporter ATP-binding protein, with product MKEIVRAENLWKVYPDGTKALRGVSFSVGKGEFVGVMGPSGSGKSTLLHLVGGLDKPTEGEVLLFGKSLSGMGEDELAQFRKRKVAYIFQFYYLLEDFNVLENLLIIGELLDIKDTEEKALRILDFLRLSHRLKHKPYQLSGGEQQRVAIGRALISEPALILADEPTGNIDWEEGRKIFELFKKLNEEEGITFIVATHNPDLKPFFHRIVSLKDGEVVA from the coding sequence ATGAAAGAGATAGTCAGAGCGGAAAACCTATGGAAGGTCTATCCTGATGGCACTAAAGCTTTGAGAGGGGTAAGTTTCTCGGTAGGCAAGGGCGAGTTCGTGGGTGTCATGGGTCCTTCGGGCTCGGGAAAGAGTACCCTCCTTCACCTCGTGGGTGGACTGGACAAACCCACAGAGGGTGAGGTTCTCCTGTTCGGGAAATCCCTGAGCGGTATGGGAGAGGATGAGCTTGCCCAGTTTAGAAAGAGAAAGGTAGCCTACATCTTCCAGTTTTACTATCTTCTGGAGGATTTCAACGTACTTGAAAACCTTCTGATAATTGGAGAGCTCCTTGATATAAAGGACACAGAGGAGAAAGCTCTTAGGATTTTAGACTTTCTGAGACTCTCCCACAGGCTAAAGCACAAACCCTACCAGCTCTCAGGCGGAGAGCAACAGAGGGTCGCTATAGGGAGGGCTTTGATAAGTGAACCTGCGCTGATACTTGCCGACGAGCCGACGGGAAACATAGACTGGGAGGAGGGAAGGAAGATATTTGAACTCTTCAAGAAATTGAACGAGGAGGAGGGTATCACCTTCATAGTAGCCACCCATAACCCAGACTTAAAACCTTTCTTCCACAGGATAGTAAGCCTTAAAGACGGGGAGGTCGTTGCCTAA
- a CDS encoding ABC transporter permease: MSLTFKLALRYLLSVKGSTLLITLISFLGVFLSVCAILLTLGVFTGFQDSLKEKILSTAPHVIVSVIGEADLEGIRRKIENVPGVKDTLPFTLYSAILGREDRLQPVTVKAVNYREKAFRELVGSHLIRGELKDVVIGKGIADVLGVSPGGSAVLIFPTGIRTPTGFIPKTKEVYIGGIFQTGAYDKDFVIAYMDEKEARAFFKRGMRFEGIEIYIHDPYRAQEVKENIEKLISNELVLVRSWIDLNKPLFNALQLEKLALFLILLLMVLVASFNITSLLFVKSKEKVRDIAVLKTFGMESRGILRIFISVGLSIGFVGATLGVIVSFVLAYFINEYRLIRVPEEVYMMSYIPVHIKTLDLVATFMGTLLLSFFSSLLPAFRAAKENVVNILRNE, from the coding sequence ATGAGTCTCACATTCAAGCTCGCACTCAGGTACCTGCTGTCAGTTAAAGGCAGCACTCTTCTTATAACGTTGATATCCTTTCTGGGGGTCTTCCTGAGTGTCTGCGCAATATTGCTCACGCTTGGTGTGTTCACAGGATTCCAGGACTCGTTAAAGGAAAAGATACTCTCAACAGCACCCCACGTAATCGTAAGCGTCATAGGAGAGGCAGATTTAGAAGGTATAAGGAGGAAAATTGAGAATGTACCCGGTGTTAAAGACACTCTTCCCTTTACACTGTACAGCGCCATACTCGGCAGGGAAGATAGACTTCAACCTGTTACAGTTAAGGCTGTAAACTACAGGGAAAAAGCTTTTAGGGAGCTTGTAGGTAGCCACCTGATAAGGGGTGAGCTTAAAGACGTTGTTATAGGAAAGGGTATTGCAGATGTTCTGGGTGTATCTCCGGGAGGTTCAGCTGTCCTTATATTTCCCACAGGTATAAGGACACCCACAGGATTTATACCCAAGACTAAGGAAGTTTACATAGGTGGTATATTCCAGACCGGTGCTTACGATAAAGACTTCGTCATAGCCTACATGGATGAAAAGGAAGCCAGAGCTTTCTTTAAGAGGGGTATGCGTTTTGAAGGAATTGAGATTTACATACATGATCCTTACAGGGCTCAGGAGGTTAAAGAGAACATAGAAAAGCTGATAAGCAACGAGCTTGTGCTTGTCCGCTCTTGGATAGACCTGAATAAACCCCTCTTCAATGCTCTTCAGCTTGAGAAGTTAGCCCTGTTCCTGATACTGCTTCTCATGGTTTTGGTAGCCTCCTTCAACATAACGAGCCTCCTGTTTGTAAAATCTAAGGAAAAGGTAAGGGACATAGCTGTCTTAAAGACCTTCGGTATGGAAAGTAGGGGTATCCTCAGAATATTCATCTCCGTAGGATTGAGTATAGGCTTTGTAGGCGCCACATTAGGTGTTATCGTATCCTTTGTACTCGCATACTTTATAAACGAATACAGGCTTATAAGGGTGCCTGAAGAGGTTTACATGATGAGTTACATACCCGTTCATATAAAGACCCTTGACCTCGTTGCAACCTTTATGGGAACCTTGCTTCTATCTTTCTTCTCTTCCCTTCTTCCTGCCTTCAGAGCGGCAAAGGAGAATGTGGTCAATATACTGAGGAATGAGTAA
- a CDS encoding PilZ domain-containing protein has translation MDKLKVSEIFKVGDQYDIVTKYKEIPVKVQLRLKWVDNEGRLLGFDWGKTHIRAAFSTLDPVYIRLSSKEYAQTQVFSNLGKELVLTLENFVEPPEFIKRHSVRVEPDDNRPVIVELTFDGHKFELPVKDISERGIGLSLKIDENKEFVKFLQDSIEELKEDESVEFPLKIHLPENGTAVGKGRLKNVVGLGKDIYVRLGFEVDFPKEELTKIRRYVINRQKEIIQALRFIE, from the coding sequence ATGGATAAGCTGAAGGTTTCGGAGATATTTAAAGTTGGGGACCAGTATGACATAGTGACCAAATACAAAGAGATTCCTGTAAAGGTCCAACTGAGATTAAAATGGGTTGACAACGAGGGGAGGCTCTTGGGATTTGATTGGGGAAAGACCCACATAAGGGCAGCCTTCTCAACCCTTGACCCGGTTTACATAAGACTATCTTCAAAGGAGTACGCTCAAACACAGGTCTTTAGCAACCTTGGCAAAGAGCTTGTTCTTACGTTGGAAAACTTCGTTGAACCTCCGGAGTTCATCAAAAGACACTCCGTTCGTGTTGAACCTGACGACAACAGACCTGTGATTGTTGAGCTGACCTTTGATGGACACAAGTTTGAACTCCCGGTAAAGGATATAAGTGAAAGGGGCATAGGATTGTCCTTGAAAATTGACGAGAACAAAGAGTTTGTAAAGTTTTTGCAGGATAGTATAGAGGAGCTGAAAGAAGACGAATCGGTAGAGTTTCCCCTAAAGATACACCTGCCAGAAAACGGTACCGCAGTTGGCAAAGGTAGATTGAAGAATGTGGTTGGCTTGGGTAAAGACATTTACGTCCGTCTTGGTTTTGAGGTTGATTTTCCAAAAGAGGAGCTTACAAAGATAAGGAGGTACGTAATTAACAGACAGAAGGAGATAATACAGGCTCTGAGGTTTATTGAATGA